A single Bacteroidota bacterium DNA region contains:
- a CDS encoding T9SS type A sorting domain-containing protein, whose translation TNTASIIFSNNGASQTANLSRTNEGWYKSGTWYSSQPAGKDELSTGSETPETIMLTQNYPNPFNPSTSIRFYMPATGDVKLTVYDVLGHEVRTLTNGTLSDGWHTFTFDATGLTSGVYFYRLESENFQSIKKMTLMK comes from the coding sequence CACCAACACCGCCAGCATCATCTTCTCGAACAACGGCGCCAGCCAGACTGCCAACCTGAGCCGTACCAATGAAGGATGGTACAAGAGCGGTACCTGGTATTCGAGTCAACCGGCTGGTAAAGATGAACTTTCCACTGGTTCTGAAACACCAGAAACCATCATGCTGACCCAAAACTATCCGAATCCGTTCAACCCATCTACCTCGATCCGGTTCTACATGCCGGCAACAGGCGATGTAAAACTGACGGTTTATGACGTGCTGGGCCACGAAGTGAGAACGCTGACAAACGGAACGCTTTCCGATGGATGGCACACCTTCACCTTTGATGCCACCGGACTGACCTCTGGTGTGTATTTCTACAGGTTGGAAAGTGAAAACTTCCAATCCATCAAGAAAATGACCCTCATGAAGTAA